The proteins below come from a single Azospirillum thiophilum genomic window:
- a CDS encoding LuxR C-terminal-related transcriptional regulator — protein MDAINVFLIDANKLFREGMKRLFEGTPFNVVGEAGTLREGLSSLDTGTTPDLILIDLPSGADEEVEAMRVLREAHPSIRIVILTNDLCTRRLSAALGAGAGGYLLKDIACEALMQSLKLVMMGEKVFPTHLAALLVSGRTDDMGTELPTRRKGLSQREVQILRCLLNGNSNKMIANHLNITEATVKVHLKSLLRKINASNRTQAAIWALNNGIGDQTAEAGVAATV, from the coding sequence ATGGATGCCATCAACGTTTTCCTCATCGACGCCAACAAGCTCTTCCGTGAAGGCATGAAGCGCCTGTTCGAAGGCACGCCCTTCAACGTCGTCGGCGAGGCCGGCACCCTGCGCGAGGGGCTGTCGTCGCTCGACACCGGCACCACCCCCGACCTGATCCTGATCGACCTGCCGAGCGGCGCCGATGAGGAGGTCGAGGCGATGCGCGTTCTGCGCGAAGCCCATCCGTCGATCCGGATCGTCATCCTGACCAACGACCTGTGCACCCGCCGCCTTTCGGCCGCGCTCGGTGCCGGCGCCGGCGGCTATCTGCTGAAGGACATCGCCTGCGAGGCGCTGATGCAGTCGCTGAAGCTGGTGATGATGGGCGAGAAGGTGTTCCCGACCCATCTCGCCGCGCTGCTGGTCAGCGGCCGCACCGACGACATGGGGACCGAACTGCCGACCCGCCGCAAGGGCCTGTCGCAGCGCGAGGTCCAGATCCTGCGCTGCCTGCTGAACGGCAACAGCAACAAGATGATCGCCAACCACCTGAACATCACGGAAGCCACCGTGAAGGTCCACCTGAAGAGCCTGCTGCGCAAGATCAACGCATCGAACCGCACCCAGGCCGCCATCTGGGCGCTGAACAACGGCATCGGCGACCAGACCGCCGAGGCCGGCGTCGCCGCCACCGTCTGA
- a CDS encoding ATP-dependent helicase has product MSDAYDDDPLSHAAPPAASSAAMAAAVQRFAYLDGLNPTQRAAVEALDGPVLVLAGAGTGKTRVLTTRLAHLLMTRRAAAFQILTVTFTNKAAREMRERVAHLMGIEPEGWWLGTFHALAARILRRHAELVGLKSNFTILDTDDQVRLIKQLLEAENIDSKKWPARQVLGAIERWKDRGLTPDRLADSDGGDVAGGRVVAIYRAYQDRLRTLNACDFGDLLLHNLSIFQGHPDVLAEYHRKFRYILVDEYQDTNVAQYLWLRILSQAHKNICCVGDEDQSIYAWRGAEIGNILRFETDFPGATIVKLEQNYRSTGHILAAASGLIANNQGRLGKTLWTEADGGEPVKVKAVWDGEEEARWVGEEIEALQRKGTPLSQIAVLVRAGFQTREFEERFITLGLPYKVLGGPRFYERQEIRDAMAYFRVVNSSDDDLAFERIVNLPKRGVGPAAMQTLYTAARARGLSLTDAGWLLTETDELKPKLRATLRGLLQDFFRWRTLMATVPHTELARSILDESGYTRMWQEDKTPEAPGRLENLKELITAMAEFENLPGFLEHVALVMENAEAAGIEQVTVMTLHGAKGLEFDRVFLPGWEEGVFPNQRALDETGIAGLEEERRLAYVGLTRARRRAYVSHAANRRLYGSWVSSIPSRFVDELPQDNVEIEAANGLFAGSGGRGAFAGGAAGYGTGGMGGAMGGGFQFRGSTRQAPAPKTITLDQGAYAAAPRPRPDAPFAKGARVFHQKFGYGTVIAVAEDKLEIEFDHSGAKKVMDSFVVPADKAT; this is encoded by the coding sequence ATGTCAGACGCGTACGACGACGATCCGCTGAGCCACGCCGCTCCCCCTGCAGCCTCTTCCGCCGCCATGGCGGCCGCGGTGCAGCGCTTCGCCTATCTGGACGGGTTGAACCCGACCCAGCGGGCGGCGGTGGAGGCGCTGGACGGTCCGGTGCTGGTGCTGGCCGGCGCCGGCACCGGCAAGACGCGGGTGCTGACCACCCGGCTGGCCCATCTGCTGATGACGCGCCGCGCCGCCGCCTTCCAGATCCTGACGGTGACCTTCACCAACAAGGCTGCCCGCGAGATGCGCGAGCGCGTCGCCCACCTGATGGGGATCGAGCCGGAGGGCTGGTGGCTCGGCACCTTCCATGCGCTGGCCGCCCGCATCCTGCGCCGCCATGCCGAGCTGGTCGGGCTGAAGTCGAACTTCACCATCCTCGACACAGACGATCAGGTCCGGCTGATCAAGCAGCTGCTGGAAGCCGAGAACATCGATTCCAAGAAATGGCCGGCCCGCCAGGTGCTGGGTGCCATCGAACGCTGGAAGGACCGCGGCCTGACCCCCGACCGCCTCGCCGACAGCGACGGCGGCGACGTGGCCGGCGGCCGGGTAGTGGCGATCTACCGCGCCTACCAGGATCGGCTGCGCACCCTGAACGCCTGCGACTTCGGCGACCTGCTGTTGCACAACCTGTCGATCTTCCAGGGCCACCCGGACGTTCTGGCCGAGTATCACCGCAAGTTCAGGTATATCCTGGTTGACGAGTACCAGGACACCAACGTCGCCCAGTATCTCTGGCTGCGCATCCTGTCGCAGGCGCATAAGAATATCTGCTGCGTCGGTGACGAGGACCAGTCGATCTATGCCTGGCGCGGTGCCGAGATCGGCAACATCCTGCGCTTCGAGACCGACTTTCCCGGCGCCACCATCGTCAAGCTGGAGCAGAACTACCGCTCGACCGGCCATATCCTGGCCGCCGCCTCCGGCCTGATCGCCAACAACCAGGGCCGCCTCGGCAAGACCCTCTGGACCGAGGCCGACGGCGGCGAGCCGGTGAAGGTCAAGGCGGTTTGGGACGGCGAGGAGGAGGCGCGCTGGGTCGGCGAGGAGATCGAGGCGCTGCAGCGAAAGGGCACGCCGCTGTCGCAGATCGCCGTCCTGGTCCGCGCCGGCTTCCAGACCCGCGAGTTCGAGGAGCGCTTCATCACGCTGGGCCTGCCCTACAAGGTGCTCGGCGGACCGCGCTTCTACGAGCGGCAGGAAATCCGCGACGCGATGGCCTATTTCCGCGTGGTGAATTCCAGTGACGACGACCTCGCCTTCGAACGCATCGTCAACCTGCCCAAGCGTGGAGTCGGCCCCGCGGCGATGCAGACCCTCTACACCGCGGCGCGGGCGCGCGGGCTGTCGCTGACCGATGCCGGCTGGCTGCTGACCGAAACGGACGAGCTGAAGCCGAAGCTGCGCGCCACCCTTCGCGGCCTGCTGCAGGATTTCTTCCGCTGGCGGACGCTGATGGCGACGGTGCCGCACACCGAGCTTGCCCGCAGCATCCTGGACGAGTCCGGCTACACCCGCATGTGGCAGGAGGACAAGACGCCCGAGGCGCCCGGACGGCTGGAGAACCTGAAGGAACTGATCACCGCCATGGCGGAGTTCGAGAACCTGCCGGGCTTCCTGGAGCATGTCGCGCTGGTGATGGAGAATGCCGAGGCCGCCGGGATCGAGCAGGTCACGGTGATGACCCTGCACGGCGCCAAGGGGCTGGAGTTCGACCGCGTCTTCCTGCCGGGCTGGGAGGAGGGCGTGTTCCCCAACCAGCGCGCGCTGGACGAGACCGGCATCGCCGGGCTGGAGGAGGAGCGGCGGCTGGCCTATGTCGGCCTGACCCGCGCGCGCCGCCGCGCCTATGTCAGCCATGCCGCCAACCGGCGGCTCTACGGCAGCTGGGTCAGCTCCATCCCGTCGCGCTTCGTCGACGAGCTGCCGCAGGACAATGTGGAGATCGAGGCGGCAAATGGCCTGTTCGCCGGCAGCGGCGGGCGCGGCGCCTTTGCCGGCGGGGCCGCAGGCTATGGTACCGGCGGAATGGGCGGGGCAATGGGGGGCGGCTTCCAGTTCCGCGGCTCCACCCGGCAGGCTCCGGCGCCCAAGACCATCACACTCGACCAGGGCGCCTATGCCGCGGCGCCGCGTCCGCGGCCCGACGCGCCCTTCGCCAAGGGGGCGCGCGTGTTCCATCAGAAATTCGGTTACGGCACCGTCATCGCGGTGGCGGAGGACAAGCTGGAGATCGAGTTCGACCATTCCGGTGCCAAGAAGGTGATGGACAGCTTCGTCGTCCCCGCCGACAAGGCGACCTGA
- a CDS encoding 50S ribosomal protein L11 methyltransferase, with protein sequence MSQTPLWRIALVVPEAHVPAFAEAVGDHADAVSTFELEEGGDWLVEATLYGPPDVPRLQSRVAVLAKALGIDEPRLAVENLPPIDWVSHSYQGFPPIRAGRFFVHGSHHEGTVPAGSIPLLVDAATAFGTGEHGSTNGCLQALDRLSRHLKLPRGGRRGALDMGCGSGILALAVAKRWRVAVTAVDIDPEAVRVTRINAALNGAKGSIRAQGGDGYNTRIVGRHKPYTLITANILARPLSRMAPQLRRHLKKGGYAVLAGLLNRQERHVIQAHRNQGLRLVARIPVGEWTTLVVKR encoded by the coding sequence ATGTCGCAAACCCCGCTCTGGCGCATCGCGCTTGTCGTTCCCGAAGCCCATGTGCCGGCCTTCGCCGAGGCGGTGGGCGACCATGCCGATGCGGTGTCGACCTTCGAACTGGAGGAGGGCGGAGACTGGCTGGTCGAGGCGACGCTGTACGGCCCCCCCGACGTACCGCGCCTTCAGTCCCGCGTTGCCGTGCTGGCCAAGGCGCTGGGCATCGACGAGCCGAGGCTGGCGGTCGAGAACCTGCCGCCGATCGACTGGGTGTCGCACAGCTACCAGGGCTTCCCGCCGATTCGCGCCGGGCGCTTCTTCGTCCACGGCTCGCACCATGAGGGTACCGTTCCCGCCGGCAGCATCCCGCTGCTGGTCGATGCCGCCACCGCCTTCGGCACCGGCGAGCATGGCTCGACCAACGGCTGCCTCCAGGCGCTCGACCGGCTGTCGCGCCACCTGAAGCTGCCGCGCGGCGGCCGGCGCGGGGCGCTCGACATGGGCTGCGGCTCCGGCATCCTGGCGCTGGCGGTTGCCAAGCGCTGGCGCGTCGCCGTGACCGCCGTCGACATCGACCCTGAGGCGGTGCGCGTCACCCGCATCAACGCCGCGCTGAACGGGGCGAAGGGCAGCATCCGCGCCCAGGGCGGCGACGGCTACAACACCCGCATCGTCGGGCGGCACAAGCCCTACACCCTGATCACCGCCAACATCCTGGCCCGCCCGCTGTCGCGCATGGCGCCGCAGCTGCGCCGCCACCTGAAGAAGGGCGGCTATGCCGTGCTGGCCGGCCTGCTCAACCGGCAGGAGCGCCACGTCATCCAGGCGCACCGCAACCAGGGCCTGCGGCTGGTCGCCCGCATCCCGGTCGGGGAATGGACCACTCTTGTGGTCAAGCGTTAA
- a CDS encoding TerB family tellurite resistance protein encodes MLNRIRSLFAGDDGAEPGEDALQAAAAALMVEAARTDDTITQAERDRIMAAARRHFQLSEEEAQDLLSAAVFDTEDVSPYHRYVTVILERCPPGRRLWIVEMLWEVAYADGVLNDLEASLLRRIGGLLHVSDVERGEARKRVLERLGLPDDAGLPV; translated from the coding sequence ATGCTGAACCGCATCCGGTCCTTGTTCGCAGGCGACGACGGCGCCGAGCCGGGCGAGGACGCCCTGCAGGCCGCCGCCGCCGCCCTGATGGTCGAGGCCGCGCGTACCGACGACACCATCACCCAGGCGGAGCGCGACCGCATCATGGCCGCCGCCCGCCGCCACTTCCAGCTGAGCGAGGAGGAGGCGCAGGACCTGCTGTCCGCCGCCGTGTTCGACACGGAGGACGTCTCTCCCTACCACCGCTATGTCACCGTCATCCTGGAGCGCTGCCCGCCCGGCCGGCGCCTGTGGATCGTCGAGATGCTGTGGGAGGTCGCCTACGCCGACGGCGTGCTGAACGACCTGGAAGCCAGCCTGCTACGGCGGATCGGCGGGCTGCTGCACGTCTCCGACGTCGAGCGCGGCGAGGCGCGCAAGCGCGTGCTGGAACGGCTGGGGCTCCCCGACGACGCGGGGCTGCCGGTCTGA
- a CDS encoding aminopeptidase P family protein has product MPSANHSGAYRGDDALATLLTEAGTGRTPAEVRALLAGVLAAPEAEDAAAWLVLVGETLPAALADQLQALKALLAAEPQPARPGPAERLAALRAALKRRDLDGFVVPRGDEHQGEYVPPRAQRLAWMTGFTGSAGNMLVTADRAAIFVDGRYTLQVRAEVPADLYEYRHLVEDPLTDWIVAALPQGGRFGFDPWLHTIGWVEKTRPALERAGILLVPCEDNPVDSVWQGQPPSPLTPVVPQDEAFSGESSADKRGRLAEELGRKGIAAAVLTQPDSIAWLLNIRGADVPCTPLPLSFAILSADASVDLFLDGRKLAPQTHAHLGNRVRVRPVEEFGPALDAVARGSARVLADPSCTSAWIVDRLQLAGARVERDGDPCALPKACKTEAELAGARAAHIRDGAAIVRFLRWFSEEAPKGGLTELAVVERLLAFRRENERFCGVSFDTIAGAGPNGAIVHYRVTHDTDRRLEPGSLFLLDSGAQYLDGTTDVTRTLAVGDLAPETAAEMRDRFTRVLKGHIALSTARFPRGTTGSQIDALARLPLWQAGLDYDHGTGHGVGSFLSVHEGPQRISKIGNSVALQPGMILSNEPGYYKTGAYGIRIENLIVVEPLEADGELAGAERPMLAFRPLTLVPIDRKVIEPALLSGAEIAWVDAYHARVCESLSPLLDGETRRWLEEATAPL; this is encoded by the coding sequence GTGCCCAGTGCGAACCACTCCGGCGCTTACCGTGGCGACGACGCCCTTGCGACCCTGCTGACCGAGGCCGGGACCGGCCGCACCCCCGCGGAGGTCCGCGCGCTGCTCGCCGGCGTGCTGGCGGCGCCTGAGGCGGAGGATGCGGCGGCCTGGCTGGTGCTGGTCGGCGAGACCCTGCCGGCGGCGCTGGCCGATCAGCTCCAAGCGCTGAAGGCGCTGCTGGCCGCCGAACCGCAGCCGGCCCGCCCCGGTCCGGCGGAGCGGCTGGCCGCCCTGCGCGCCGCGCTGAAGCGCCGCGATCTCGACGGATTCGTCGTCCCGCGCGGCGACGAGCATCAGGGCGAATATGTGCCGCCGCGTGCCCAGCGGCTGGCCTGGATGACCGGCTTCACCGGCTCCGCCGGCAACATGCTGGTCACCGCCGACCGCGCCGCCATCTTCGTCGACGGCCGCTATACCCTCCAGGTCCGGGCCGAGGTGCCGGCCGACCTCTATGAATACCGGCATCTGGTCGAAGATCCGCTGACCGACTGGATCGTCGCGGCACTGCCCCAGGGCGGGCGGTTCGGCTTCGATCCCTGGCTGCACACCATCGGTTGGGTGGAGAAGACCCGCCCCGCCCTGGAGCGCGCCGGCATCCTGCTGGTCCCCTGCGAGGACAATCCGGTCGATTCGGTCTGGCAGGGCCAGCCGCCGTCCCCGCTCACCCCCGTCGTGCCGCAGGACGAGGCATTTTCCGGCGAGAGCTCCGCCGACAAGCGCGGCCGGCTGGCCGAGGAGCTCGGGCGGAAGGGCATCGCCGCCGCGGTGCTGACCCAGCCCGACAGCATCGCCTGGCTGCTGAACATCCGCGGCGCCGACGTGCCCTGTACCCCGCTGCCGCTGTCCTTCGCCATCCTGTCGGCCGACGCGTCGGTCGACCTGTTCCTGGACGGGCGCAAGCTGGCGCCGCAGACCCATGCCCATCTCGGCAACCGGGTGCGCGTGCGGCCGGTGGAGGAGTTCGGGCCGGCGCTGGACGCCGTCGCCCGCGGCTCCGCCCGTGTGCTCGCCGATCCGTCCTGCACATCGGCCTGGATCGTCGACCGCCTGCAACTGGCGGGGGCGAGGGTGGAGCGCGACGGCGACCCCTGCGCCCTGCCCAAGGCCTGCAAGACCGAGGCGGAGCTGGCCGGCGCCCGCGCCGCCCACATCCGCGACGGCGCCGCCATCGTCCGCTTCCTGCGCTGGTTCTCGGAAGAGGCGCCGAAGGGCGGGTTGACCGAACTGGCGGTGGTGGAGCGGCTGCTGGCCTTCCGCCGCGAGAACGAGCGCTTCTGCGGCGTCAGCTTCGACACCATCGCCGGGGCCGGGCCGAACGGCGCCATCGTCCATTACCGTGTCACGCATGATACCGACCGCCGGCTGGAGCCGGGCAGCCTGTTCCTGCTCGACAGCGGCGCCCAGTATCTCGACGGCACCACCGACGTCACCCGCACGCTGGCGGTGGGCGACCTTGCCCCGGAAACGGCGGCGGAGATGCGCGACCGCTTCACCCGCGTGCTGAAGGGCCACATCGCCCTGTCCACCGCCCGTTTCCCGCGCGGCACGACCGGCTCGCAGATCGACGCGCTGGCGCGGCTGCCGCTGTGGCAGGCCGGTCTGGACTACGACCACGGCACCGGCCACGGCGTCGGCAGCTTCCTGTCGGTGCATGAGGGGCCGCAGCGCATCTCCAAGATCGGCAACAGCGTGGCGCTCCAGCCCGGAATGATCCTGTCCAACGAGCCGGGCTACTACAAGACCGGCGCCTACGGCATCCGCATCGAGAACCTGATCGTCGTGGAGCCGCTGGAGGCGGACGGCGAACTGGCGGGGGCCGAGCGGCCGATGCTGGCCTTCCGTCCGCTGACGCTGGTGCCGATCGACCGCAAGGTGATCGAGCCGGCGCTGCTGTCCGGTGCCGAAATCGCCTGGGTCGATGCCTACCACGCCCGCGTGTGCGAGTCGCTGTCCCCGCTGCTGGACGGGGAGACCCGCCGCTGGCTGGAAGAGGCGACCGCGCCGCTGTGA
- a CDS encoding chemotaxis response regulator CheY, with protein MKILVVDDYATMRRIVRNLLTQIGYTDIDEAGDGVSALAKLRESKFGLIISDWNMEPMTGLQLLKEIRADAKLAATPFIMVTAESKTENVIAAKQAGVNNYIVKPFNADTLKQKIQAVIGG; from the coding sequence ATGAAGATCCTCGTCGTCGATGATTACGCCACCATGCGGCGCATCGTGCGGAACCTGTTGACCCAGATCGGCTACACCGACATCGACGAGGCCGGCGACGGCGTGTCGGCGCTGGCGAAGCTGCGCGAGAGCAAGTTCGGCCTCATCATCTCCGACTGGAACATGGAGCCGATGACCGGACTGCAACTGCTGAAGGAAATCCGTGCGGACGCCAAGCTGGCGGCGACCCCCTTCATCATGGTCACCGCCGAGAGCAAGACCGAGAACGTCATCGCCGCCAAGCAGGCCGGCGTGAACAACTACATCGTCAAGCCCTTCAACGCCGACACGCTGAAGCAGAAGATCCAGGCTGTCATCGGCGGCTGA
- a CDS encoding protein phosphatase CheZ — MEQLPQLSDEEFEQIEDAIARSAKGRAFLRRLHRRSLGAATEEVRAMLQEFRDSWSRQSEAVEAGKHVGVLRRELMEMAASIEQARREVAALRPPDGSGDKILSATNELDAIVISTERASFEILNSAERLMDLAGKLRASGADPSMCNEIDTQVNDIFTACSFQDLTGQRTSKVVNALRYIEQRVMAMISIWGEDGLAGIVVKEEQTDSRPDAHLLNGPQLDGHGVSQADVDSMFDSPAPMAAPPPPPPPVQAAPAKASQADIDSMFDAPVPAQAAPVAAPAKASQADIDGMFDAPLPAAAPAKASQADIDGMFDAPPPAAAPAKASQADIDNMFDAPAPAAPPQAKKPVPKPPGAAPKAKASPKPAASSPPPAAAEPPTPLDQAAIDALFG; from the coding sequence TTGGAGCAGCTTCCGCAGCTGTCCGATGAAGAGTTCGAGCAGATCGAGGACGCCATCGCCCGGTCGGCGAAGGGCAGGGCGTTCCTGCGGCGGCTTCACCGGCGGTCCCTCGGGGCCGCGACGGAGGAGGTGCGGGCAATGCTCCAGGAGTTCCGCGACTCCTGGAGCCGGCAGAGCGAGGCGGTGGAGGCCGGCAAGCATGTCGGCGTCCTGCGCCGCGAGCTGATGGAGATGGCCGCCTCGATCGAGCAGGCGCGGCGCGAGGTGGCGGCATTGCGCCCCCCGGACGGGTCGGGCGACAAGATCCTGTCCGCCACCAACGAACTGGACGCCATCGTCATATCGACCGAACGCGCGTCCTTCGAGATCCTGAACTCTGCCGAACGGCTGATGGATCTGGCGGGCAAGCTGCGCGCGAGCGGGGCCGACCCGTCGATGTGCAACGAGATCGACACGCAGGTGAACGACATCTTCACCGCCTGTTCCTTCCAGGATCTGACCGGCCAGCGCACCAGCAAGGTGGTGAACGCGCTCCGCTACATCGAGCAGCGCGTGATGGCCATGATCAGCATCTGGGGCGAGGACGGCCTCGCCGGCATCGTCGTGAAGGAGGAGCAGACTGACAGCCGTCCCGACGCTCATCTGCTGAACGGTCCGCAGCTGGACGGCCATGGCGTCAGCCAGGCCGACGTCGACAGCATGTTCGACAGCCCGGCGCCGATGGCCGCGCCGCCACCGCCACCGCCGCCCGTCCAGGCCGCTCCGGCCAAGGCGAGCCAGGCGGACATCGACAGCATGTTCGATGCTCCGGTTCCCGCCCAGGCTGCGCCGGTTGCGGCTCCGGCCAAGGCGAGCCAGGCGGACATCGACGGCATGTTCGACGCGCCCCTGCCGGCCGCGGCTCCTGCCAAGGCCAGTCAGGCGGACATCGACGGCATGTTCGACGCGCCTCCCCCCGCCGCGGCTCCTGCCAAGGCCAGTCAGGCCGACATCGACAACATGTTCGACGCTCCGGCGCCTGCCGCCCCCCCGCAGGCGAAGAAGCCGGTGCCGAAGCCGCCCGGCGCCGCGCCGAAGGCCAAGGCTTCGCCCAAGCCTGCCGCATCGTCCCCGCCGCCTGCCGCAGCGGAGCCTCCGACCCCGCTCGACCAGGCGGCCATCGACGCCCTCTTCGGTTAG
- a CDS encoding protein phosphatase CheZ has product MTKPFMAELQKARKSGHPFQALIEDGAAAALPAPTQVVQADNTEVIRAIGDLGAKLDRFLAMDAAQIDQIQVEIADISGRIKATKVEMAAIRHPLAGDDKFEQASQELSAVVAATEAATNTIMACAEELEEVVSELKSSLPEGYHNDRVNDMVDVIVRIYEACNFQDLTGQRITKVVRAMSFIEERVDAMMGLWNKREFEAMPLPPSVTKKDEDLDLHGPAEATPDSGNISQADIDALFG; this is encoded by the coding sequence ATGACCAAGCCCTTCATGGCCGAGCTTCAGAAAGCCCGCAAGTCCGGGCACCCGTTCCAGGCATTGATCGAGGATGGAGCGGCCGCCGCTCTTCCGGCGCCGACCCAGGTGGTCCAGGCCGACAACACCGAGGTCATCCGGGCGATCGGCGATCTCGGCGCGAAGCTGGACCGCTTCCTCGCCATGGATGCGGCGCAGATTGATCAGATCCAGGTGGAGATCGCCGACATCTCCGGCCGCATCAAGGCGACCAAGGTGGAGATGGCCGCCATCCGCCACCCGCTGGCCGGTGACGACAAGTTCGAGCAGGCCAGCCAGGAGCTGAGCGCCGTCGTCGCCGCGACGGAGGCCGCGACCAACACCATCATGGCCTGCGCCGAAGAGCTGGAAGAGGTGGTGTCGGAGCTGAAATCCTCGCTGCCGGAGGGCTATCACAACGACCGCGTCAACGACATGGTCGACGTCATCGTCCGCATCTACGAGGCCTGCAACTTCCAGGATCTGACCGGACAGCGCATCACCAAGGTCGTCCGCGCCATGTCCTTCATCGAAGAGCGCGTCGACGCGATGATGGGGCTGTGGAACAAGCGCGAGTTCGAGGCGATGCCGCTCCCGCCGTCGGTCACCAAGAAGGACGAGGATCTCGACCTGCACGGCCCGGCCGAAGCCACCCCGGACAGCGGCAACATCAGCCAGGCCGACATCGACGCCCTGTTCGGATAG
- the thrC gene encoding threonine synthase, which translates to MRYVSTRGTAPVLGFEDVLLAGLARDGGLYVPESWPQFTADDIRALRGLPYSEIAVRVMLPFLGGAIAEDEFRAIARDTYASFDHAAVTPLVQIDPTTWVLELFHGPTLAFKDVALQLLGRLFDHVLTKRGERVTIVGATSGDTGSAAIEACRDRQNVDIFILHPKGRTSEVQRRQMTSVLSSNVHNIAVEGTFDDCQDLVKAMFNDAAFRDRMGLSAVNSINWARIMAQIVYYFTAAVALGAPERKVAFTVPTGNFGNVYAAYGARAMGLSVEALVVGSNSNDILARFFASGAMVAAPVVPTLSPSMDIQISSNFERLLFDLLDRDGSAVTAALNRFRTEGKFAVTEAQLARALAIFSGHRVDEAATMATVADVWKGSLYLLDPHTAVGIGAARAAVAAGRVDPSVPMVVLATAHPAKFPDAVEKATGRRPDLPPRLSDLYVREERLSELPNDLKAVQDFVTARARAAQEAA; encoded by the coding sequence GTGCGGTACGTCAGCACGCGGGGCACGGCCCCGGTCCTGGGTTTTGAAGACGTTCTCCTGGCCGGGCTGGCCCGTGACGGCGGGCTTTACGTGCCGGAGAGCTGGCCGCAGTTCACGGCCGACGACATCCGTGCGCTCCGTGGCCTGCCCTACAGCGAGATCGCGGTGCGGGTCATGCTGCCCTTCCTGGGCGGCGCGATCGCCGAGGATGAGTTCCGCGCCATCGCCCGCGACACCTATGCCAGCTTCGACCATGCCGCGGTGACCCCGCTGGTGCAGATCGACCCCACCACCTGGGTGCTGGAGCTGTTCCACGGGCCGACGCTAGCCTTCAAGGACGTGGCGTTGCAGTTGCTCGGCCGCCTGTTCGACCATGTGCTGACCAAGCGGGGCGAGCGGGTGACCATCGTCGGCGCCACCTCCGGCGACACCGGCTCGGCCGCCATCGAGGCCTGCCGCGACCGCCAGAACGTCGACATCTTCATCCTGCACCCCAAGGGCCGCACGTCCGAGGTGCAGCGCCGGCAGATGACCAGCGTGCTGTCGTCCAACGTCCACAACATCGCGGTGGAGGGCACCTTCGACGATTGCCAGGATCTGGTGAAGGCGATGTTCAACGACGCCGCCTTCCGCGACCGGATGGGGCTGTCGGCGGTGAACTCGATCAACTGGGCGCGCATCATGGCCCAGATCGTCTATTACTTCACCGCCGCGGTGGCGCTGGGCGCGCCCGAGCGCAAGGTTGCCTTCACCGTGCCGACCGGCAATTTCGGCAACGTCTATGCCGCCTACGGCGCCCGCGCCATGGGGCTGTCGGTGGAGGCGCTGGTGGTGGGCTCCAACAGCAATGACATCCTCGCGCGCTTTTTCGCCAGCGGGGCCATGGTCGCGGCGCCCGTCGTGCCTACCTTGTCTCCCAGCATGGACATCCAGATCTCCTCCAACTTCGAACGGCTGCTGTTCGACCTGCTCGACCGCGACGGCAGCGCGGTGACAGCTGCGCTGAACCGCTTCCGCACCGAAGGCAAGTTCGCGGTGACCGAGGCGCAGCTCGCCCGTGCGCTGGCGATCTTCTCCGGCCACCGGGTGGACGAGGCCGCCACCATGGCGACCGTCGCCGACGTCTGGAAGGGCAGCCTCTATCTGCTCGACCCGCACACGGCGGTCGGCATCGGCGCCGCCCGCGCCGCGGTCGCCGCCGGCCGGGTCGATCCGTCCGTCCCCATGGTGGTGCTCGCCACCGCCCATCCCGCCAAGTTCCCCGACGCGGTGGAAAAGGCGACCGGCCGCCGGCCGGACCTGCCGCCGCGCCTGTCCGATCTTTATGTGCGCGAGGAGCGCCTGTCCGAGCTGCCGAACGATTTGAAGGCAGTGCAGGACTTCGTAACCGCGCGCGCCCGCGCCGCCCAGGAGGCCGCATGA